A genomic stretch from Microtus pennsylvanicus isolate mMicPen1 chromosome 11, mMicPen1.hap1, whole genome shotgun sequence includes:
- the Haspin gene encoding serine/threonine-protein kinase haspin: protein MAASLPAPGTRFFRTYAARGVRRSQRQPSRQAVPWFQPPDPKRAFSSSSFSSNDQSSATSDDPDDPDFPGSPVRPRRLRGRPPRRISRDQKSLTATQRLRPRPPQKYSTPRGLLRPPLFPNCNLGCLSPDLSVCSQSNDLGTSASLFSSPASPGAPDSPDAASAVPNGFLSPEASLEEASLPYPQEAATDGGGLNTTAHQAEAGLGSALLSLVDSGTTEDYEFGTGGNNAEESCRETQQVGNRLKGSGLARETTRTTSQKVVSQGADQMDCGKASNCKDLCVPGQICRPKRTDSLQKRKQQEVMGTSALYESKQRRKDSVSSLSLNNISETCSWTKTRASFSFHKKKIVANVSEVCSSSLASSPSRSLLSECAAPLTVNRTVSSCHSSSMYLLSPLKTLQVTDKKSSYAEKVYGECNQEGPIPFNDCLSTEKLEHCKKIGEGVFGEVFQIITDQTPVALKVIAIEGPDLVNGSHQKTFEEILPEIIISKELSLLSDEVYNRTEGFIGLNSVHCVQGPYPPLLLKAWDNYNSTKKSANDRPDFFQEDQLFVILEFEFGGVDLEQMQTKLSSLLTAKSILHQVTASLAVAEASLHFEHRDLHWGNVLLKKTNLRELRYTLNGKTSTIPTHGLQVNIIDYTLSRLERDGIVVFCDISSEEDLFTGEGDYQFEIYRLMRKENRNCWGEYHPYNNVLWLHYLTDKILNHMHFKTKCQTTAMKQVKKKLQHFYRTVLSFSSATDLLCQHSLFQ, encoded by the coding sequence ATGGCAGCGTCTCTCCCGGCACCCGGGACCCGTTTCTTCCGAACGTACGCGGCGAGGGGCGTCCGGAGGTCGCAACGGCAGCCTAGCCGGCAGGCCGTGCCATGGTTCCAGCCGCCGGATCCGAAGCGCgccttcagcagcagcagcttcagtAGCAATGACCAGTCGTCTGCCACTTCTGACGACCCTGACGACCCCGATTTCCCTGGCAGCCCCGTGAGGCCGCGGCGCCTGCGCGGGCGTCCTCCGAGACGCATCTCCCGGGACCAGAAGAGCTTGACAGCCACCCAGAGGCTGCGACCTCGGCCCCCGCAGAAGTACAGCACCCCGCGCGGCCTTCTGCGACCGCCACTCTTCCCTAACTGCAACTTGGGCTGTCTCAGCCCGGACCTCAGCGTGTGCAGCCAGTCCAACGACCTGGGCACCAGCGCCTCCCTGTTCAGCTCTCCGGCCTCCCCCGGAGCCCCCGACTCTCCGGATGCAGCCTCTGCAGTCCCCAATGGCTTCCTCTCGCCGGAAGCCTCCCTGGAGGAGGCATCGCTGCCCTACCCCCAGGAAGCAGCAACAGATGGAGGCGGGCTCAACACGACGGCCCACCAAGCCGAAGCCGGCTTAGGGTCAGCTCTCTTAAGCCTTGTGGACTCGGGGACCACAGAAGATTACGAGTTTGGAACAGGTGGAAATAATGCGGAGGAGTCGTGTCGTGAGACACAGCAGGTGGGAAACAGACTAAAGGGCTCGGGTCTGGCAAGAGAGACGACAAGGACCACAAGTCAAAAGGTTGTGTCTCAAGGAGCCGACCAGATGGATTGTGGAAAGGCCAGTAATTGCAAAGACCTTTGTGTACCAGGGCAAATCTGCAGGCCTAAGAGAACTGACTCACTCCAGAAGAGGAAACAGCAAGAAGTGATGGGAACCTCGGCTCTTTACGAATCTAAGCAGagaaggaaagattcagtctCTTCCCTGAGCTTGAATAACATCAGTGAGACCTGTTCTTGGACCAAAACCAGAGCCTCCTTCAGCTTCCACAAGAAGAAAATCGTAGCTAATGTGTCAGAGGTATGCAGCAGCAGTCTTGCCTCTTCTCCCTCTAGGTCCCTCCTGTCTGAATGTGCAGCCCCTCTTACCGTGAACAGAACTGTTTCCTCCTGCCACTCCTCTTCCATGTATTTGCTAAGCCCCTTAAAGACCCTGCAGGTCACAGACAAAAAGTCATCTTATGCTGAAAAGGTTTATGGGGAATGTAATCAGGAAGGGCCTATTCCCTTTAATGACTGCCTTTCCACTGAAAAACTGGAACACTGTAAGAAGATTGGGGAAGGAGTGTTCGGGGAAGTGTTTCAAATAATTACTGATCAAACACCTGTCGCCCTAAAAGTCATTGCTATCGAAGGACCAGATTTAGTCAATGGGTCCCACCAAAAAACCTTTGAGGAGATCCTACCCGAGATCATCATCTCCAAAGAGCTGAGCCTCTTGTCTGATGAGGTGTACAACCGCACAGAAGGCTTTATTGGGCTGAACTCAGTACACTGTGTCCAAGGGCCTTACCCTCCCTTGCTGCTCAAAGCCTGGGACAACTATAACTCAACCAAAAAATCTGCAAATGACCGGCCTGACTTTTTCCAGGAAGACCAGCTCTTTGTTATACTGGAATTTGAGTTTGGTGGGGTTGACTTGGAGCAAATGCAAACAAAGCTGTCCTCCCTGTTGACTGCGAAGAGCATTCTACACCAGGTCACCGCCTCCCTCGCAGTGGCAGAGGCATCGCTGCACTTTGAGCACCGGGACTTACACTGGGGGAATGTGCTCCTAAAGAAAACCAACCTCAGGGAGCTCCGCTACACCCTCAATGGCAAGACAAGCACCATCCCCACCCACGGGCTACAAGTTAACATCATTGACTACACCCTGTCCCGCCTGGAGCGGGATGgcattgtggttttctgtgatatCTCCTCCGAAGAGGACCTCTTTACAGGTGAGGGTGACTACCAGTTTGAGATCTACAGGCTCATGAGGAAGGAGAACAGAAACTGCTGGGGTGAGTATCACCCTTACAATAATGTGCTGTGGCTACATTACCTCACAGACAAGATTCTGAATCATATGCACTTTAAGACTAAATGTCAGACCACGGCTATGAAGCAAGTTAAGAAAAAACTGCAGCATTTCTACAGAACTGTCCTGAGTTTCAGCTCTGCCACTGACCTGCTCTGCCAACACAGTCTGTTCCAGTAA